GGAAAGTGAAATGAAGGGTGTTGCCGGCGGTATGCTGGGCGGCATTGGTTTGCCCGGGATGTGAACGTAACAAAGCATTTTAAAGGCCGGCCCTCGTATAGAACGGGGGAGCTCTCCGGCAGCCGCAAAAAAAAGGCTGTACCAATTTTGATACAGCCTTCTCATATCCTTTTTGTCTTGCCAGCTTAGCTCACCTCTTCCGCTTTCATCTGCTTTTGGAACCTTTTCCGTTCTTCTTCGTCCAGGATGGTCTTACGCATACGGGTATGGTTCGGAGTCACCTCAATGCACTCGTCCTGCTGAATGTACTCCATACATTCTTCCAAAGTCATCAGTATCTTGGGCGCGATGTTGGTGGCACCATCGGTACCGCTTGCGCGCATATTCGTCAGTTTCTTGCCTTCGTTCGGGTTTACCACAAGATCGCCGGGTTTGTTATTCTCACCGATGATCATGCCTTTGTACACCTCTTCTCCCGGATCAACGAAGAATGAGCCCCTGTCCTGCAGCTTGTCGAGAGAGTAGCCGGTAGTGGTACCCGCTTCCTTGGCGATCAGCACACCGTTGCCGCGGCCGGGGATGGGGCCTTTCCAGGGTTTATAATCATTGAAGCGGTGCGCCATTACGGCTTCACCGGCAGTGTTGGTCAGCATTTGGGTACGCAGGCCGATAAGACCGCGGGAAGGGATCTCGAATTCCAGGTGCTGCATGTCGCCTTTCGTCTCCATGATCAGCATTTCACCTTTACGGCGGGTCACCAGGTCGATCACCTTGGATGCAAATTCCTGCGGAACGTCTACTACCAGGGTTTCATACGGCTCGCATTTTTTACCATCGATCTGCTTGATGATAACGGTAGGCTGACCTACGGTCAGTTCATATCCTTCGCGGCGCATGGTTTCTACCAGTACGCCCAGGTGAAGGATACCGCGGCCATATACCATGAAGCTGTCCGCAGAATCGGTATCCAGTACCCGCAATGCCAGGTTCTTTTCGGTCTCTTTCATCAGGCGGTCGCGCAGGTGACGGGAGGTCACGAACTTGCCGTCCTTACCGAAGAAAGGAGAGTTGTTGATGCTGAACATCATGTTCATGGTCGGTTCATCAACACTGATCACCGGGAGTCCTTCAGGGTTTTCGAAGTCGGCGATGGTGTCGCCGATGCCGAACGTTTCCAGGCCTACTACAGCGCAGAGATCGCCGGGTTGCACTTCCGTAACGCGTTTTTTGCCGAGCGATTCGAACACATACAGTTCGCGGACGCGGGATTTCTTGATGGTACCGTCAGCCTGTACGAGGGAGATGGGCTGATTTTCCACAATGCGGCCCCGGGTCACTTTACCAACGGCAATACGGCCGAGGAAAGTAGAGTAGTCCAGGGAAGTGATCTGCATTTGCAGCGAACCTTCGGATATTTTGGGTTCCGGCACATGCTCAAGGATACCGTCGAGCAGGGGCAGGATGTCTTCGCGGGGAGTCAGGGAATCATTGAACCAGCCGTTCTTGCCGGAACCGTAATAGGTCGGGAAGTTCAGTTGTTCTTCGGTAGCGTCCAGGTTAAAGAACAGTTCGAATACCGCGTCATGTACTTCATCGGGACGGCAGTTCGGTTTGTCCACCTTATTGATCACCACGATCGGCTTCAGATGCAGGTTCAGGGCTTTCTGCAAAACGAAGCGGGTCTGCGGCATGGGGCCTTCAAAGGCATCCACCAGCAGGATCACCCCATCGGCCATTTTCAGCACGCGTTCAACTTCACCACCGAAGTCGGCGTGGCCCGGGGTGTCTATTACGTTGATCTTCACGTCTTTGTACACCACGGATACGTTCTTGCTGAGGATGGTGATACCGCGTTCCTTTTCCAGGTCGTTATTATCCATTATCAGGTCTCCCGTCTCCTGGTTGGAACGGAAAACGTTGGTAGAGTGGAGGATTTTATCCACCAGGGTAGTTTTACCATGGTCTACGTGCGCAATAATGGCGATGTTTCTGATTTGCATGTGAATTGTGTGTGTTTCGGCCGTTTTTTTTGCCAAACGGCGCTTAAGAAGGCGCAAAGGTACGAATAATAAGGGAACTTTGTTGCAGGCCAGTCTTAAATAAGTGTGAAATTAAAGCCCGCCGGGGCATCGCATTTGCGGCCTGTTGTATTGGTTTATAATCAATGCTTTATGAGAGGGGGGCTTGGATGCCAATGACGCATTCTCCTGAATGGGGCAGGATGCAGAACCGCGGGATGCCGCATATCGAAGCACTCCCGGGTCACCGCGCCGTTGAAAGCGCTTCAGCGGCAACCGGCGGCAGGGCTTCCTGCAGCATTTTGAAAGCCTGTTGGTTCGCGGGATTGTCCAGCGCCCGCGCAATGTCCAGCTTTTCGCGTGGCGTAAGGTGCCAGCTGAGCGCCGCCGCTTTGTCCGCCTGCTGCGGCACATACTGGAAGATGAGGCGTTTGAACTTCCCCGGAAAATAAGCTTCCATATAGTTGATCAGGTGATCCTGGTGAAAATCCTGCATGGACATCCAGTGCGCCTGCATGGAGAACAAGGGTTCAAAGAGCAGATCGCCGAGATCTTTATGTTGTTTGATAGGGCTTACATCGTTCTTGCGGGTATCGCGGATCTGCATGAACACCACGCCACCGGTATTTTCATTGATCCACTGCCGGAAGGTGTAGAGGAACCGGAGGCTGGTCTCCTGCCCGAAATTATCGCGTATGCCCGCATCCATCACATCCACGATCGGTTCACTGGGCAGGAACACATTCGGCAGTACATAAGGAAAGGTGGCGCTCATGCGGATGGCGCTGGTCACCCGCAGCTGGTCCGCATGCTGGCGCGAAAAGAATTGCAGAAAGTCCACACCGTCCACATCCCGCATACTGCGTGTCGGATAACGGTAGTCGGCGGCACAGAGGTAGCTGACCGGTTGTGGGGAGATCATCAGCCTGCGGCCATCCGCATTGATCGTGGCGCACCAGATCAGCAGGGGGATCTGCGCTTTGCGCTCGGCCTCCCGGTATGCACCCACCGTTTTGTTCAGCACATTGTCCGTATTAATGTTGAGCTGCATTTCAAAGGCATATCCCCTGTCTTTTGCATAAGTATTCTTGCCGATGCTGAAATGCCGGAAAGGCGTGATGAAATCATTTACAGCAAATGAGCTGAACACGGAATTGAGCAGGTCGCGGGAGATCTTTTCACAATAAAGGCTGTCATACAGATTGCGGGATGCAGGCAGCTCATTCAGCTGCTTGCGCAGATAGAGCTCACGGAAATAAGTGGCGCCGAGCATGCCGCCCGAGGCACCCGTCATCAGCATGGTATGCCTGAGCAAACGGCCTTTCAGCAGGCTGTCGTACCGTTGCAGCACATTCATCGTCCATGCTGCGGAACGGCTGCCGCCGCCGCTGGTATTGATGATGATCAGCGGCGGTTTCGACCCTTCCGGGAATTTCGCTTTCCAGTTCTCCAGTATCTGCAGGGTGTGCTTTTTGTCCGCCTCGCTTCTCGAAGCCGTAAAGAATGCCTGGAGATGCGGCACACTGTATTCCGGCCGTTCCCCCTTATCCCGGTAATTCAAACCGTATGCCTTGTTGCGGTTATCTATCCACTGGTTGGTCACCATCCAGTTCAGCCCCAGCACCACCAGTACCAGCACAGGAATGGCCCAGCTTTCCAGCAGGTAAGCATATGCGCCCGCTATACCGATCAGGAATGCAAAAAAGATCAGTACGCTGGCCCCTGCGGGAATGCGGAAGGCGTTGTAATCCATCAGATAGGCCATCACAACGAGGAACAGCAGCGCCAGCCCTACGGTGATAATAGCAGCGAAATGGTGTTGCCGGAAGATATTGTCCAGATAATGTTTGTTATAATGATCCACATTCCTGGCCCGTCGGATCCGCCAGGGGCTTGAAAAATAGTTGGTCACGGGCAAGGCGTTCTCATCCCTTTCCTGGTTGGGCTTCATCACGGTGCGCAGAAAATTGCGCGGGTTGCCGAACTTTTTGATCAGCCGCCGCCCGATATTTTTGTCAGCATTGAAAAAATAGAAAAAGGAAAAGAAGATCACAGCCAGGTACCCGCAGATAAAACCCTCCACCAGCAACAATATCTGTGGGATGGTATTCAGTTCCTGAAAGCGCTGATACTGCCAGCCCCGCCAGATCAGGCAGATCAGGAAGGCAGTGGGGATGATGGAATTATTCAGGCAATAGCGGAAAAATGGCTGGGAGGTAGTGGCCAGGAACTTGAAGCGGCCGCTGTGGAGGATGAATGTAGTGATGTTCCAGCTCATGGTGAAAACGGCCGAGGCGACCCCCAGTACCGTAGTGCTGTAAAAGTTCACTTTCCCCAGGTACTCCGGCGCCAGGAACAGCGCGTCCCCCCCGAACAGCTTGGCAAAGCCGCCGTTGATCGTGCTGAATAAAATGGCCCAGAAGATCAGCAAAACCTGATACTTGCGGAAATGCAGCAGCAGCAGCTGAATAGGGAAGGAGTAGAAGGTCCTTAACCAAAGTCGTTTCACCAAATCAAATTACGAATTATCCGCTACGAATAACGTAAGGATTTACATAATAAACAAATTCATAATTTATTTTTTTGTCTTGAAGCGGGCCCAGACCATCACCATCAGCAGCAACATGCCCACGAACTGGTGTGCCAGTGCGAAGCCCAGCGGGATCTTTACAGCACTGTTCAGCACCGTCAGCACCCCCAGGAACACCTGCAGCAGCACTACCAGCAAAGCCAGTATGCGCACTGCGGCCAATTGGGGAAACCTGCGGCTTTTTACGTACCATACGGCGATCAGCGCTGTCAGCAAATAAGCCAGCCCGCGGTGGATGAACTGGATGGTGATCCGGTTATGGGTGATATCCTCCAGGAAGCCGCCCTGGGTAAACATGCCCCCGGGCCACCACATGCCGTTGATGGTGGGCCAGGTGCTGGCGGCGAGCGCAGCGTGGATGCCCGCCATGAAGGCGCCGTAGATCAGCTGCAGGGTCAGCAGGGCCAGTATCCATCCCGCCAGATTCCGGAGAGCAGGGGCGGAAACGGTTTGCTGCGGCGGTATGGATAGCTTCAGTGCAAACCAGAGCGTGTACCATAGCAGGCCGAGCGCCGCTATAAAGTGAATGGCTAAACGAATATGACTGACGTACAGGTCCTCCTCATTCAGGCCGCTTTGCACCATCACCCATCCGATCAGCCCCTGCAGCGCGCCCAGCAGAAAGAGAACGATCATGGGGCCGATCATGCTTCTGCCGATCTTTTTCCGGATAATAAAATAGATAAAAGGCACGGCGAAAACGATACCGATCAGCCGCGCCCAGTTCCGGTGCAGCCACTCCCAGAAGTAGATCCATTTGAAGTCGGACAGCTCAAAATGGCTGTTGACATATTTATATTGTGCAATTTCCTTGTATTGTTCGAAAGCGGCTTTCCAGGCGTCCTCATTCATCGGCGGCAGCGCACCCAATATGGGTTTCCATTCCGTAATGGAAAGCCCCGAACCTGTGAGCCGCGTGATCCCGCCCAGCAACACCTGCACGATGATCATTCCCACACCCGTAAAAAGCCAGGCCACAATGGCCCTGTTCTGCTTATTTTGCTGTATGTCCATAAACCCTGCAAAATTAGGGGGAAATTGCCGGGCGGAGGGATGATTTTTGTCAATCCCTTTGATTTTGTAATTTTAGCGCGAATAAAAACTGTTAACTTGTTACTGCCATATTACCAGGATGCATTGACCGAGGCCGGATGCGATGAAGCCGGAAGAGGTTGCCTCGCGGGCCCCGTATTTGCCGCTGCGGTAATATTGCCAAGGGATTTCCACCATCCCCTGCTCAATGATTCCAAGCAAACGAAAGTATGCGACAGGGATACGCTGAGGATGGTGATCGAAGCGGAAGCGATAGCCTTCGCCGTAGCCAGCATCGACAATGAGGAAATAGACCGGATCAACATCCTGAAAGCCTCATTCAAGGCCATGCACGAGGCTTTGGCACGATTATCGCTACAGCCCCAGATGTTACTGATAGACGGTAACCGTTTTCATCCCTATGGCAATATCCCGCATACCTGCGTTGTCCAGGGCGATGGCAAATATGCATCCATAGCGGCAGCTTCAATCCTGGCAAAAACCTACCGGGACGAATATATGCAGCGGTTGCACGAGCAGTTCCCGCATTACGGCTGGAAGGAAAACAAGGGGTATCCAACCCGCTTTCACCGGGATGCCATAAGGCAACACGGCGATACGCCCTACCACCGGAGGACGTTCAGATTGTTACCGGACCAGCTAAGCCTTGAAGGGGATGAAAAGTGGTAAAAGAAACGAGCCATGTTAAAGCAAACGCAACAACAGAAACTATTACAGAAATTATCACCGCAACAGATTCAGCTGATGAAACTGTTGCAGGTACCCACGGCCGTGCTGGAAGAACGCATCAAGGAAGAACTGGAAGAAAACCCTGCCCTTGAATACAGCGAAGACGGCCAGGAAGATGATTTCAAGGAGAACAGCGAGGAATTTGAAGCCGGTTCGGAAGACGAGTTTGAACCCGATGGCAGCGAAAACGAATACGATAATATCGACATTTCAGAATACGTTTCAGAAGGGGATGATGAAATTGCGGATTATAAGCTGCGCGATGATAATTATCCTGACCCGGATGAGAACCGTACCATCCCCGTCCGCGTGGAAACCACCTTTCACGACCATCTGCTGACGCAGCTGGGTATGCTCAGCCTGGACGGCGACCGGCAACGCATCGCGGAGCAGATCATCGGCAGCATAGATGATGACGGGTATCTCCGGCGCGAAGTAAGCGCCATTGTGGACGATCTTTCCTTTTCACAGAACGTGCAGACGGATGAAGAGGAAATACGCCAGCTGATAAAGCTCATCCAGCAGTTCGATCCCGCGGGCGTTTGCTGCACGGACCTGAAGGAATGCCTGCTTCTGCAACTGCGGCGCAAAAACCCCGAAGACCCCGGCGTGATCACCGCCACCCAGATACTCGATCACTACTTCGAAGAATTCACCAAAAAACATTACGAAAAGATCCAGCGCTCCCTCAATCTTTCGGATGAAGACCTGAAAGAGGCCATCGGACAGATCATCAAGCTCAATCCCAAACCCGGCGGCAACTATAGTTTGCTGAACAAGGCGGAGAGTTACGTGATCCCGGATTTTTTCATCCTCAATAACAACGGAAAACTGGAGCTTTCCCTGAACAGCAAGAACGCGCCGGACCTCCGGATCTCCGAAGGCTACCGGGACATGCTGCGGGAATACGACCGTGGCGATAAAAAGGACAAGCGCCAGAAAGAAGCCGTGCTGTTCATCAAACAGAAGATCGATGCCGCCAAGTGGTTCATAGACGCCATCAAGCAGCGGCAACATACCCTGCTCAGCACCATGGAGGCCATCATGAACTATCAGTACGAGTTCTTCCTTACCGGTGATGAGACCACCATGCGCCCCATGATCCTGAAAGATATTGCGGACGTTACCCAGCTGGATATCTCAACCGTCAGCCGTGTAGCCAACAGCAAGTTCGTACAAACGGAATTCGGCACCTTCAAGCTGAAGTTCTTCTTCTCTGAATCATTGTCTACCGACAGCGGCGAGGAAGTATCCACCCGCGAAGTAAAAAAGATACTGGCGGATATGATCGGCGGAGAGAACAAACGCAAACCGCTGAGCGACGAGAATCTCACCAAAATGTTGCAGGACAAGGGGTACAACATCGCGCGCCGTACCGTGGCAAAATACCGCGAGCAACTCAATATTCCTGTAGCACGTTTACGCAAAGAATTATAAAAACTTTCATGGAAGAGCGCACCACCGTTAAATTTTCGCCCGGCCTGCGGGCAGCAGCACAGGTATTTTCTTATCTCCTGCACCCCCTGTTCATTCCCCTGCTTATCACGCTGATCGCAGTTACCGCTCTGCCGGAGTACTTCGTTAATTTCAAACAGATCAGCCTCCGTTTCCCGTATGATGCGCTCTTCTTTCGCGTGATCGTTACCTGCCTGCTCTTTCCCCTGCTGGTAGTGGTGCTCGCGCGGCTGCTGCGGTTTGTGGACAGCATACAGCTCAGCGGGCAGCGGGACCGTATCATTCCCTATGTAGGTACCATTATTTTTTATTTCTGGGCTTTTTATACCTTCAAACGCCAGGGCATCAGCCCGGGTTTCTACAACGCATTTTTCCTCGGCATCTTCATTTCCGTCGTTGTTTCTTTTGTTGCCAACAGTTTCGTGAAGATCAGCATGCATACCGTAGGCTGGGGCGGCGTGCTGGGTTTTCTGCTCGCCCTGATGTGGGGGCTGGGCATGAACGTATCCATCCCGCTGGCAGTAGCCTTCATCCTCGCCGGCCTTGCCGCCACAGCGCGCCTGGTGCTGAATGCGCATACGCCGGGTGAAGTATATGCAGGCTTCATCGTGGGCATTCTCTCCCAATTGATCGCCTACGCTATCGTCGGTTAGTTGCTGGCAGCCGGCTGAAAATCGCAGCCAGACATCGTTGCGTCGCACACTTCATCTTTTTGTGCAATGCCGGGCAACGCTTTTCGTGCAAAAAAAATAAATTTTCCGCTACGCATGTTCCGTGCGTAAAAGCGATGCACCTTTGTATCGTCCTTTGCGTGTTACCCCAAATTCAAACACAAAAAACGGATACTATTAATATTAGCAATCAAATTAAAAATGCTAAATTTTTTAGGATGATTCGAAAATTGGATTATATTTGCACAATCAATAACTACTAACCTAAACGTACCAAAGATGTCAAACGTTAACGCAGATAAACTGAAGGCGCTCCGTCTTACGATGGACAAGATCGAAAAGGATTTCGGCAAGGGATCCGTGATGATGATGGGAGAAAAGGCAGAGGCGCCGATGGAGGTGATCTCCACCGGATCATTGGGACTGGATATTGCGCTCGGTATCGGTGGTTTCCCCAAAGGCCGTATCATCGAGATCTACGGTCCTGAATCTTCCGGTAAGACCACCGTGGCTATACATACAATTGCAGAAGCACAAAAGAAAGGCGGCATTTGCGCCATCGTCGATGCGGAACACGCATTCGACAGCTCATATGCCCGCAGGCTGGGTGTGGATGTGGATTCACTCCTGATCTCCCAGCCGGACCATGGTGAGCAGGCGCTTGAGATCGCAGACCGCCTGATCCTTTCCGGCGCGGTAGATGTAGTCGTAATCGATTCCGTGGCAGCGCTGGTACCGAAAGGTGAGCTGGAAGGTGAAATGGGCGAAAGCAAAATGGGCCTCCAGGCACGTCTGATGTCCCAGGCATTGCGGAAACTCACGGCCACTATTTCCAAAACGAACAGCTGCTGCATTTTCATCAACCAGCTGCGGGAAAAGATCGGTGTGATGTTCGGTAACCCGGAAACCACTACCGGCGGTAACGCCCTCAAATTCTACGCTTCCGTGCGCCTGGATATCCGCCGTATGAGCCAGATCAAGGACGGCGATGAAGCGGTAGGTAACCGCGTAAAAGTAAAAGTTGTCAAAAATAAAGTTGCACCTCCCTTCCGTCAGGCTGAGTTCGATATTATCTATGGCCTGGGCATCTCCAAAGTGGGCGAGCTGATCGATATGGGTGTGGAATATGGTATCGTCCAGAAAAGCGGTAGCTGGTTCAGCTACGAAGGCAACAAACTGGGCCAGGGCCGCGATGCCGTCAAGCAACTCCTGCTGGATAACCCTGAAGTGGCTAACGAAATAGAAGCCAAGATCAAGGCAAAACTGGCAGAACAACAGGCATAAATAATTTCAATGCAGCAAAAACTAGCCCGTTGACAACCGCTGCAGCGAAGAAGAGTTAAACGTTAATTAGAAAGATTAAACGTTTGTTTGGGTTAGTTAGTAAAAGGTCCGTTGTCCAGCGGACCTTTTCGTTTTTCATCAGGGCCTCTGTCCCGCGGACTTTTTCGTTTTTCATCAGCGTCTCTGCCCGGCGGACCTTTTCATTTTTCACCGGGGTCTCATCAGCACATTTTGCTCATCCCCATACCCGTTCATTGCTCCCGGCCTTCTTTTCCGGATCAAATAGCCCGTTTCCCCGCCATCCCTTCAAGGATATATTTTTCCAGCAACCGCGCATTTTCGATCGAATAACCATAAAAATCATTATTGAAGAAGATCCACAGCTCATGGCCATCCCGCAGCCAGCGTACGCACTTCCGCGCATAAGCCAGCAGGGTATTGTGGTGATAGCTGGACGCATATAACTTGCCCGGCCCGTGAAAACGGATGTAGATATGCCGGGCTGTAACCATTTCGTGATACGGAAAAGGCATGCCGGACTGGGCAATGACCAATGTTATATCGAATTGTTGCAGTAATTGCACACTTTGGGGTTCCAGCCAGCTCTCATGCCTGATCTCCAATGCAAACGCATATTCCCCGTAATTTTTTTTCAGCAGCTCGAAAAACGGCCGGGCAACTTCAACATGAAAGGGAACATGCGCAGGCAGCTGTATCAGCACCGGACCGAGTTTTTCCTTTACAGGGTCAAAGCGGTCGAAGAACAAACGCAGGCTTTCCGCTGCATCACGTAATTTCTGATAATGACTGACATAGCGGCTCAGCTTCGGGCAGAACCGGAAATCCTCCGGCACCGCTGCTGCCCAGTTCAATACAGTCTGCGCTTTGGGCAAATGATAAAAGCTGGTATTGATCTCCACACATTGGAATTCCCGGCTGTAATATTCCAGGTATTGAACCGGCTTGAGCTTCTCCGGATAGTAAAGCCCCTTCCAGTCCTTATAGCTCCATCCGGAAGTGCCGATGTGCAGGTGTTTCCTTAAATCCTTCATGCAGCCGTTTACGGCATGTCATTCAATATTGGTGCCTGTGTCACGGTCTTTCATGTTGCGCATGTTGTACATGGCGTGGCATGTCATTCAATATTGGTGCCTGTGTCATATGCCTTTGCCGCCAAGGCGACGGATTTTTTCCAGCCATTTCCCTAGCTGTACTTCCTTTTTCCAGCGCACCTGGCTGATGGTGGTGATCCTGACCGGCTTCACACCACAAAAAGCCAGCGTAGCCTGCTTCATGGCATGATGCCCTGCTGCGCGATACACCAGGGCATTATACCAGGCGGGGCTATCCATCGTTGTGATCAGCCGGGCCGATCTTCCTTTCAGCAGTTTATCCCAGAACACGGAATCTTTGCGGTATTGAAAGGCTTTTCCGGGCAGGAACACCCTGTCAATAAAGCCCTTCATCAGTGCCGGCATAACGCCCCACCAGGTGGGGTACACCCAGACCATATGATCGCACCACTGCAGCCTTTCCCAGGCCATTTCCAGATCCGGCTCCCAGGGTGTGCGCTGCTTGTAGCCGTATTGCAATACGGGATTGAATTGCAGCTGGTTCAGGGATAACAGATAAACCTCATGTCCCGCCGCGGCAGCCCCATCCCGGTAAGCCTCCGCAACCGACCGGCAGAAACTGTTATCGTCCGGGTGCGCCATGATGATCAGTATTTTCTTTGCTTGCATGATACAAAGGTGAGCATTCCACCGTCTGCTTTTTTTGACAAAAGTCAAATTCCCGAATGATAGCGGTCTGACCCGCCCCATTTTGCCCGGATACGGCTTAGTGTGGCGGGAGTAATACCAAGATAGGATGCAAGATACCCCAGTGGCGTGCGTTGGAGTAGCGCGGGGTTATTCATGAGCAGATCCTGGTAGCGTTCTTCCGCTGTTTGAAAACGAAGCGAACGTAACGCCGCTTCCTGCTCAAGGTAATAGCGGCTGATCATCAAACGGCCCAGCCGTTCGACCTCGTGAAACTCATTATAAAGCAGTTCCAGATCATTGTAGGCAATGGATATCACCTCACTTTCCTCAACGGTCTCGATGCTGTAATAGGAAGGCTGATGGCTCAACAGGCTGTCCATCGCGCACAAAACACTGTTTTCCATACCCAACGCAATTGTTACCTCTTTCCCCTGGTGGTGGTGATAGCTACGCAGCAGCCCCTTTGAAACAATATAAAGATGGGCCGCCACCCGGTGCTGTTGATGAAGCAGATGCCTGCGGGGATATTTCTCCTGGTAGAGGCAGCAGCTCATAGCAGCCATGGCCTCGGGGGAAAGCGGTGTTACCGCGTGAAAGAAGCGCAG
This genomic stretch from Chitinophaga sp. XS-30 harbors:
- the typA gene encoding translational GTPase TypA, with product MQIRNIAIIAHVDHGKTTLVDKILHSTNVFRSNQETGDLIMDNNDLEKERGITILSKNVSVVYKDVKINVIDTPGHADFGGEVERVLKMADGVILLVDAFEGPMPQTRFVLQKALNLHLKPIVVINKVDKPNCRPDEVHDAVFELFFNLDATEEQLNFPTYYGSGKNGWFNDSLTPREDILPLLDGILEHVPEPKISEGSLQMQITSLDYSTFLGRIAVGKVTRGRIVENQPISLVQADGTIKKSRVRELYVFESLGKKRVTEVQPGDLCAVVGLETFGIGDTIADFENPEGLPVISVDEPTMNMMFSINNSPFFGKDGKFVTSRHLRDRLMKETEKNLALRVLDTDSADSFMVYGRGILHLGVLVETMRREGYELTVGQPTVIIKQIDGKKCEPYETLVVDVPQEFASKVIDLVTRRKGEMLIMETKGDMQHLEFEIPSRGLIGLRTQMLTNTAGEAVMAHRFNDYKPWKGPIPGRGNGVLIAKEAGTTTGYSLDKLQDRGSFFVDPGEEVYKGMIIGENNKPGDLVVNPNEGKKLTNMRASGTDGATNIAPKILMTLEECMEYIQQDECIEVTPNHTRMRKTILDEEERKRFQKQMKAEEVS
- a CDS encoding patatin-like phospholipase family protein, which gives rise to MKRLWLRTFYSFPIQLLLLHFRKYQVLLIFWAILFSTINGGFAKLFGGDALFLAPEYLGKVNFYSTTVLGVASAVFTMSWNITTFILHSGRFKFLATTSQPFFRYCLNNSIIPTAFLICLIWRGWQYQRFQELNTIPQILLLVEGFICGYLAVIFFSFFYFFNADKNIGRRLIKKFGNPRNFLRTVMKPNQERDENALPVTNYFSSPWRIRRARNVDHYNKHYLDNIFRQHHFAAIITVGLALLFLVVMAYLMDYNAFRIPAGASVLIFFAFLIGIAGAYAYLLESWAIPVLVLVVLGLNWMVTNQWIDNRNKAYGLNYRDKGERPEYSVPHLQAFFTASRSEADKKHTLQILENWKAKFPEGSKPPLIIINTSGGGSRSAAWTMNVLQRYDSLLKGRLLRHTMLMTGASGGMLGATYFRELYLRKQLNELPASRNLYDSLYCEKISRDLLNSVFSSFAVNDFITPFRHFSIGKNTYAKDRGYAFEMQLNINTDNVLNKTVGAYREAERKAQIPLLIWCATINADGRRLMISPQPVSYLCAADYRYPTRSMRDVDGVDFLQFFSRQHADQLRVTSAIRMSATFPYVLPNVFLPSEPIVDVMDAGIRDNFGQETSLRFLYTFRQWINENTGGVVFMQIRDTRKNDVSPIKQHKDLGDLLFEPLFSMQAHWMSMQDFHQDHLINYMEAYFPGKFKRLIFQYVPQQADKAAALSWHLTPREKLDIARALDNPANQQAFKMLQEALPPVAAEALSTAR
- a CDS encoding COX15/CtaA family protein, with protein sequence MDIQQNKQNRAIVAWLFTGVGMIIVQVLLGGITRLTGSGLSITEWKPILGALPPMNEDAWKAAFEQYKEIAQYKYVNSHFELSDFKWIYFWEWLHRNWARLIGIVFAVPFIYFIIRKKIGRSMIGPMIVLFLLGALQGLIGWVMVQSGLNEEDLYVSHIRLAIHFIAALGLLWYTLWFALKLSIPPQQTVSAPALRNLAGWILALLTLQLIYGAFMAGIHAALAASTWPTINGMWWPGGMFTQGGFLEDITHNRITIQFIHRGLAYLLTALIAVWYVKSRRFPQLAAVRILALLVVLLQVFLGVLTVLNSAVKIPLGFALAHQFVGMLLLMVMVWARFKTKK
- a CDS encoding ribonuclease HII, which encodes MLLPYYQDALTEAGCDEAGRGCLAGPVFAAAVILPRDFHHPLLNDSKQTKVCDRDTLRMVIEAEAIAFAVASIDNEEIDRINILKASFKAMHEALARLSLQPQMLLIDGNRFHPYGNIPHTCVVQGDGKYASIAAASILAKTYRDEYMQRLHEQFPHYGWKENKGYPTRFHRDAIRQHGDTPYHRRTFRLLPDQLSLEGDEKW
- the rpoN gene encoding RNA polymerase factor sigma-54; the encoded protein is MLKQTQQQKLLQKLSPQQIQLMKLLQVPTAVLEERIKEELEENPALEYSEDGQEDDFKENSEEFEAGSEDEFEPDGSENEYDNIDISEYVSEGDDEIADYKLRDDNYPDPDENRTIPVRVETTFHDHLLTQLGMLSLDGDRQRIAEQIIGSIDDDGYLRREVSAIVDDLSFSQNVQTDEEEIRQLIKLIQQFDPAGVCCTDLKECLLLQLRRKNPEDPGVITATQILDHYFEEFTKKHYEKIQRSLNLSDEDLKEAIGQIIKLNPKPGGNYSLLNKAESYVIPDFFILNNNGKLELSLNSKNAPDLRISEGYRDMLREYDRGDKKDKRQKEAVLFIKQKIDAAKWFIDAIKQRQHTLLSTMEAIMNYQYEFFLTGDETTMRPMILKDIADVTQLDISTVSRVANSKFVQTEFGTFKLKFFFSESLSTDSGEEVSTREVKKILADMIGGENKRKPLSDENLTKMLQDKGYNIARRTVAKYREQLNIPVARLRKEL
- a CDS encoding phosphatase PAP2 family protein; translated protein: MEERTTVKFSPGLRAAAQVFSYLLHPLFIPLLITLIAVTALPEYFVNFKQISLRFPYDALFFRVIVTCLLFPLLVVVLARLLRFVDSIQLSGQRDRIIPYVGTIIFYFWAFYTFKRQGISPGFYNAFFLGIFISVVVSFVANSFVKISMHTVGWGGVLGFLLALMWGLGMNVSIPLAVAFILAGLAATARLVLNAHTPGEVYAGFIVGILSQLIAYAIVG
- the recA gene encoding recombinase RecA produces the protein MSNVNADKLKALRLTMDKIEKDFGKGSVMMMGEKAEAPMEVISTGSLGLDIALGIGGFPKGRIIEIYGPESSGKTTVAIHTIAEAQKKGGICAIVDAEHAFDSSYARRLGVDVDSLLISQPDHGEQALEIADRLILSGAVDVVVIDSVAALVPKGELEGEMGESKMGLQARLMSQALRKLTATISKTNSCCIFINQLREKIGVMFGNPETTTGGNALKFYASVRLDIRRMSQIKDGDEAVGNRVKVKVVKNKVAPPFRQAEFDIIYGLGISKVGELIDMGVEYGIVQKSGSWFSYEGNKLGQGRDAVKQLLLDNPEVANEIEAKIKAKLAEQQA
- a CDS encoding DUF72 domain-containing protein, with the translated sequence MKDLRKHLHIGTSGWSYKDWKGLYYPEKLKPVQYLEYYSREFQCVEINTSFYHLPKAQTVLNWAAAVPEDFRFCPKLSRYVSHYQKLRDAAESLRLFFDRFDPVKEKLGPVLIQLPAHVPFHVEVARPFFELLKKNYGEYAFALEIRHESWLEPQSVQLLQQFDITLVIAQSGMPFPYHEMVTARHIYIRFHGPGKLYASSYHHNTLLAYARKCVRWLRDGHELWIFFNNDFYGYSIENARLLEKYILEGMAGKRAI